Proteins found in one Janthinobacterium lividum genomic segment:
- a CDS encoding fimbrial protein — translation MKITVMIRLFLFTMILWFVAQTSQGAVNCKYENPNRPATAIMPSQINSLVVPRDMPIGTRIYMQEFHQTQSMVRFLCDVPSATTIRSFRAYGMGAKSNVNVGPYAGKIYDTGVRGIGVAWIAGPPGVVAVMGSYTAAPQVANSCNASAGQNIPAGSCSTGDLPFASAAAMVLVKTGEVQGGVIDANALGSLSMSMTLNNDSPAYVLGSIGVRGSIQVVGATCKTPNVNVPMGRHGTSALKGIGSGTPKIDFVIRLTDCPGFPGYYGNTDNGAIPASSETGVSNAGIVVKNSVSVRIEPASAAIDAPRGILGLVAAPDSAVGIGVQLLDNSGTPRALSQNVPLPDVLGADTRSLNIYLGARYLQTADTVRPGKANAVATYTIIYQ, via the coding sequence ATGAAAATTACTGTAATGATACGTTTATTTCTCTTCACCATGATTTTATGGTTTGTGGCACAGACATCGCAAGGGGCGGTGAATTGCAAATACGAAAATCCAAACCGTCCCGCAACGGCCATCATGCCATCTCAAATCAACAGTCTTGTTGTGCCTCGCGATATGCCCATTGGTACACGCATCTATATGCAAGAATTTCACCAGACCCAATCTATGGTTCGGTTCCTTTGCGACGTGCCGTCAGCGACGACAATCCGTTCTTTTCGAGCGTATGGTATGGGTGCGAAATCGAATGTCAATGTGGGGCCGTATGCTGGAAAAATCTATGATACAGGTGTTCGCGGCATCGGCGTCGCCTGGATCGCCGGACCGCCCGGAGTTGTCGCCGTCATGGGCAGTTATACTGCAGCCCCCCAGGTGGCGAACAGTTGCAATGCATCTGCAGGGCAGAATATTCCGGCAGGTAGCTGTAGCACCGGTGATCTGCCATTCGCGTCAGCAGCTGCGATGGTCCTCGTCAAGACCGGAGAAGTGCAGGGAGGCGTGATTGATGCGAATGCCTTGGGGTCATTGTCAATGTCGATGACTCTCAACAACGACAGTCCAGCTTATGTTCTCGGATCGATTGGAGTGCGCGGGAGTATTCAGGTCGTTGGCGCCACCTGCAAGACTCCCAACGTGAATGTGCCGATGGGCCGGCATGGCACCTCCGCCCTGAAGGGAATAGGTTCTGGCACGCCAAAAATCGATTTCGTGATCCGTTTGACCGACTGCCCCGGGTTTCCAGGCTATTACGGCAACACCGACAACGGGGCAATTCCGGCATCGTCTGAAACGGGGGTAAGCAATGCCGGTATCGTGGTAAAGAACAGTGTAAGCGTGCGCATTGAACCAGCGTCAGCCGCAATTGATGCGCCCAGAGGGATTTTAGGTCTGGTGGCGGCCCCCGATTCGGCAGTCGGCATAGGCGTACAACTACTTGATAATAGCGGAACGCCCAGGGCCTTATCACAGAATGTGCCTCTGCCAGATGTACTGGGAGCGGATACCCGATCATTGAACATCTATCTTGGGGCACGTTATCTGCAAACGGCCGATACAGTTAGGCCGGGCAAAGCCAATGCAGTAGCCACTTATACGATTATCTACCAGTAG
- a CDS encoding fimbrial protein, translating to MHFHTRILAVLLAAAATQSAYASDGTINFSGELLDSTCTVTVNGQVAPSAATVTLPKLSASMLKTASTVAGQTPFNITLSACSGATTTAAAFFEGGAGVDTLTSNVKNSGTATFVELQLIDANNGSAIKAGDIGQVTGTTRITKNATGNTVLPYAVQYVSTGVATAGTVLGTVTYSISYQ from the coding sequence ATGCATTTCCACACCCGTATCCTCGCTGTTCTGTTGGCCGCTGCAGCAACCCAATCCGCCTACGCATCTGATGGCACGATCAATTTTTCTGGCGAACTGCTGGACTCCACCTGCACCGTTACCGTCAACGGTCAAGTTGCTCCAAGTGCCGCGACCGTAACGCTGCCAAAACTGTCGGCCAGCATGTTGAAAACCGCCAGCACTGTTGCCGGGCAGACCCCCTTCAACATTACGTTGAGCGCCTGCTCCGGCGCCACCACCACCGCCGCTGCATTTTTTGAAGGCGGCGCCGGCGTTGATACGCTGACCAGTAATGTAAAAAATAGCGGCACCGCCACGTTTGTTGAGCTGCAATTGATCGACGCCAATAACGGTAGCGCGATCAAGGCAGGCGACATTGGCCAGGTTACCGGCACCACCCGCATCACCAAGAACGCCACCGGCAATACTGTCTTGCCGTATGCGGTGCAATACGTTTCGACTGGTGTCGCTACTGCGGGCACTGTACTGGGCACCGTTACCTATTCCATCAGCTATCAGTAA
- a CDS encoding LysR family transcriptional regulator produces MQWTLEQMRYFEAAVAPGSFSGAARRLGRAQSVVSTSIGMLEAEFGVELFDRSRRSAVLTEAGKVMHLEACELLRQAERLQLRAQLLSEAPEVQLTLALDEALPYLAISTLVNELAARYPALELVMLNATASEVAQYVEQQQADVAFHFDRGPISPVLEQQHIGSVAQGVFVGKGYPMAHGQEVTRNELTRYRQLIMDSELNREHAFNPAVWFSDSFYSIAEMVADELGWAILPLNIANYDNYKGYLQEVPCPGAVSLASAALVDPWQEVERDEFVADDQAGGIVVG; encoded by the coding sequence ATGCAATGGACTTTGGAACAAATGCGCTACTTTGAAGCGGCCGTCGCGCCCGGTTCTTTCTCGGGCGCGGCGCGCCGGCTGGGCCGTGCCCAATCGGTGGTCAGTACCTCGATCGGCATGCTGGAAGCGGAATTCGGCGTGGAACTGTTCGACCGTTCGCGCCGCAGCGCCGTGCTGACGGAAGCGGGCAAGGTGATGCACCTGGAAGCGTGCGAACTGCTGCGCCAGGCCGAGCGATTGCAGCTGCGCGCCCAGCTGTTGAGCGAAGCGCCCGAAGTGCAGCTGACCCTGGCCCTGGACGAAGCCCTGCCCTATCTGGCCATCAGCACGCTGGTGAATGAGCTGGCGGCGCGCTACCCGGCGCTGGAACTGGTGATGCTCAACGCCACGGCGTCAGAAGTGGCGCAATACGTGGAGCAGCAGCAAGCCGACGTGGCCTTCCACTTCGACCGCGGCCCGATATCTCCCGTACTGGAGCAGCAGCACATCGGCAGCGTGGCGCAAGGCGTATTCGTGGGAAAAGGCTACCCGATGGCGCACGGCCAGGAAGTCACCCGCAACGAACTGACCCGCTATCGCCAACTGATCATGGATTCCGAGCTGAACCGCGAACACGCCTTCAACCCCGCCGTCTGGTTTTCCGACAGTTTCTACAGCATCGCGGAAATGGTCGCCGATGAGCTGGGCTGGGCGATTTTGCCCCTGAACATCGCCAATTACGATAACTACAAAGGGTATTTGCAGGAAGTGCCCTGCCCTGGCGCTGTCTCGCTTGCCAGTGCGGCGCTTGTCGATCCATGGCAAGAAGTTGAGCGAGACGAGTTTGTGGCTGACGACCAGGCTGGCGGAATTGTTGTTGGATGA
- a CDS encoding fimbria/pilus outer membrane usher protein codes for MNAYFYFHCNLLPQDRVGVRPHVSKMAKAVALSCCALAMPLAYADEIEFNGAFLPEGSRSLNLAAYQKGNPVLPGVYRADVALNGQLKSRQDIHVRANADGSNAVVCVSRKLLELLGVDLTRLAPEALVFLAAGECTDLAKLIDGATAVFVPETQQVDISIPQISLLRNARGYVSPDVWDSGVTAGMLAYNFNSNHSRSSNTQYDSAYLGLDAGINLGSWRLRHKSALRWQPHRGSHYQAQDTYGRRDITALQSQLTVGDAHTSGEVFDTQSFRGVQLASDDRMLPNSLRGYAPVVRGVARSNARVSIRQAGSILLETTVAPGAFVIDDLYATGYGGDLTVTVFEADGSEQHFVVPYAAVSQLLRPGMLRFGATAGITRNSYLSQQAHFLQGTAQYGLSNSMTGYGGVQASSDYFSLLGGMAFATPIGAISADVSHAHTKLVADTLRGQSLRLSYNKNVLSTGSNFALAAYRFSTRGFLDFTNAMQSLNAERRGYSTSVLDRPRNRLSLTADQSLGHWGNLSMSGYTQNYWNRRGQDLQYQLSYSKQVGRIAYSIAASRGRMSYGGMEDRLLLTFNMPLGSQNSLSTPQLSTQLARNANGRFNQMATLSGTTGDERQFGYGASVNRDASSGISSTVSGRYTGGQALLGGSLGHGQGYTSASLSMSGSVVAHPGGVTLSPYSGETMAVVHAPGAAGASIAGYPGLKLDARGNAVVPYLRPYELNEVAIDPAGTSMDIEMLETSQQVAPREGAVVYLKYGTSKGRAVLFHVQLETGGALPFGATVIDELGHSVGVVGQDGQLYARLQESSRQLSVTWGARAHERCTLSIPASVMQGDSNQLRQVNAVCSSETDMRLAAAGSENIPGVKGLKKVQP; via the coding sequence ATGAATGCGTATTTTTATTTCCATTGCAACCTGCTGCCGCAGGATCGCGTGGGCGTGCGCCCACATGTCAGCAAAATGGCCAAAGCCGTGGCGCTCAGCTGTTGTGCGCTGGCCATGCCGCTCGCCTATGCTGATGAGATCGAATTTAACGGCGCCTTTTTGCCGGAAGGTTCGCGTAGCCTGAACCTGGCTGCCTATCAGAAGGGCAATCCAGTCTTGCCAGGCGTGTACCGCGCCGATGTCGCACTCAACGGCCAGTTAAAAAGTCGCCAGGATATCCACGTCCGCGCCAATGCCGACGGCAGCAATGCGGTCGTGTGCGTATCACGAAAACTGCTCGAGCTGCTGGGTGTCGATCTGACCCGCCTGGCACCGGAGGCCTTGGTCTTTCTCGCTGCAGGGGAATGCACTGACTTGGCCAAACTGATCGACGGTGCCACGGCCGTCTTCGTGCCCGAGACACAACAAGTCGATATCAGTATTCCTCAGATATCGTTGCTGCGCAATGCTCGCGGCTACGTGAGTCCGGACGTATGGGACAGTGGTGTCACCGCAGGCATGCTAGCCTACAATTTCAACAGCAATCACAGCAGAAGCAGCAACACCCAATATGATTCCGCGTATCTTGGCCTCGATGCGGGCATCAATCTAGGCAGCTGGCGTCTCCGCCACAAGAGTGCACTGAGGTGGCAGCCACATCGCGGTAGCCATTATCAGGCACAGGATACCTATGGCCGGCGCGACATCACTGCATTGCAAAGTCAGTTGACCGTGGGGGACGCCCATACCAGCGGCGAAGTCTTCGATACCCAATCGTTCCGCGGTGTTCAATTGGCCAGCGATGACCGCATGCTGCCGAATTCTCTGCGCGGCTATGCGCCCGTGGTGCGCGGTGTAGCACGCTCCAATGCGCGTGTCTCGATTCGCCAGGCGGGCAGTATTCTGCTTGAGACGACTGTCGCGCCTGGAGCCTTTGTCATCGACGACTTGTATGCCACTGGCTATGGGGGAGACTTGACGGTCACGGTCTTCGAAGCCGATGGCAGCGAACAGCACTTTGTTGTACCGTATGCGGCCGTCAGTCAACTGCTGCGTCCAGGAATGCTACGTTTCGGCGCAACAGCAGGCATCACACGTAACAGCTATCTGAGCCAGCAAGCACATTTCTTGCAAGGTACAGCCCAGTATGGCTTAAGCAACAGCATGACCGGCTACGGCGGAGTACAGGCTAGCTCGGACTATTTCTCTCTCCTGGGCGGCATGGCTTTTGCCACGCCGATCGGCGCCATATCGGCCGATGTCAGTCATGCTCATACGAAGCTTGTCGCCGACACCTTGAGAGGTCAAAGTCTGCGCTTGTCGTACAACAAGAATGTCTTAAGTACCGGGAGCAATTTTGCCCTGGCGGCGTATCGCTTTTCCACCCGGGGATTTCTGGATTTTACCAATGCGATGCAATCGCTCAACGCCGAACGACGAGGTTATTCCACGAGCGTTCTGGACAGGCCGCGTAACCGCCTGTCGTTAACAGCCGATCAAAGCCTTGGACACTGGGGCAATTTGAGCATGAGCGGTTACACGCAGAATTACTGGAACCGCCGGGGTCAGGACTTGCAATATCAGCTCAGCTATAGCAAGCAGGTGGGACGGATTGCCTACAGCATTGCAGCCAGCCGCGGAAGAATGTCCTATGGCGGCATGGAAGACCGCCTGTTGCTGACCTTCAATATGCCCTTGGGAAGCCAGAATAGTCTGTCGACGCCGCAATTGTCCACTCAGCTCGCGCGCAATGCTAACGGCCGTTTCAATCAAATGGCGACCCTCAGCGGTACCACTGGCGATGAACGACAATTTGGCTATGGCGCATCGGTGAACCGCGATGCGAGCAGCGGCATCAGCAGCACAGTGAGTGGTCGCTATACGGGAGGACAAGCACTACTCGGAGGATCGTTGGGGCATGGCCAGGGGTATACCAGCGCCTCGCTCAGCATGAGCGGCAGCGTGGTCGCACATCCGGGCGGCGTCACGCTGTCGCCCTACAGCGGCGAGACCATGGCCGTCGTGCATGCGCCCGGCGCGGCCGGCGCCAGCATAGCCGGCTATCCCGGGCTCAAGCTCGACGCGAGGGGTAACGCCGTCGTGCCATATTTACGTCCTTATGAATTGAATGAAGTGGCAATTGATCCAGCCGGCACATCGATGGACATCGAGATGCTCGAAACAAGCCAGCAAGTGGCACCCCGCGAAGGTGCCGTCGTGTACCTGAAGTACGGCACGAGCAAGGGGCGGGCCGTGCTCTTCCATGTACAACTGGAGACCGGCGGTGCACTGCCATTCGGCGCCACAGTCATCGACGAGTTGGGCCATTCGGTCGGAGTCGTAGGCCAGGACGGCCAGTTGTATGCCCGGTTGCAAGAAAGCAGCCGCCAATTGTCGGTGACATGGGGCGCCAGAGCGCATGAACGCTGCACGCTATCCATCCCCGCGTCAGTCATGCAAGGTGACAGCAACCAATTGCGCCAGGTAAATGCAGTGTGTTCCTCTGAAACGGACATGCGACTGGCAGCGGCTGGTAGTGAAAATATACCAGGCGTTAAGGGCCTGAAGAAGGTGCAACCATGA
- a CDS encoding molecular chaperone — MSRHHPLHCLLILSMASLFSTSSMASVVITGTRQIYPANQKEITVKLNNEGSHPALVQSWIDTGDVTSTPTTSKAPFVLTPPLARIDPGKGQSLRLMFIGTAMPAARESVFWLNVLEIPPKLQESDSNTLQMAFRSRIKIFYRPVGLPGSPGESIEQLQWRVVHLPQGAGFALEAYNPSAFHISLVGVSLVTNAQRNDSEDGMVAPGETKQFALPTLKSSPGADAQVDFSAINDYGAQVPTRRPLSVPAVRSEP; from the coding sequence ATGTCTCGTCACCATCCATTGCACTGTCTGCTAATCCTTAGTATGGCTTCGCTGTTTTCCACCTCATCGATGGCCAGCGTGGTCATCACTGGCACGCGTCAAATTTATCCAGCGAATCAAAAGGAGATCACGGTCAAGCTAAATAATGAAGGCAGCCATCCAGCGCTGGTGCAATCATGGATCGATACCGGTGATGTCACCTCTACTCCCACCACGTCCAAGGCACCTTTCGTCCTGACCCCTCCGCTCGCTCGCATCGATCCTGGCAAGGGCCAGAGCTTGCGATTGATGTTTATCGGCACTGCAATGCCAGCAGCGAGGGAGTCTGTGTTTTGGCTGAATGTGTTGGAAATTCCACCTAAGTTACAGGAAAGCGACTCGAACACCTTGCAAATGGCATTTCGTTCGCGCATCAAGATATTTTATCGCCCCGTGGGCCTGCCTGGAAGTCCGGGCGAGTCTATTGAACAGCTCCAATGGCGTGTCGTGCACCTCCCCCAAGGGGCGGGCTTTGCACTCGAAGCCTATAACCCATCGGCGTTTCACATTTCCCTAGTCGGGGTCAGCTTGGTGACCAATGCCCAACGCAACGACAGCGAGGATGGCATGGTAGCGCCGGGTGAAACGAAACAATTTGCACTGCCAACGCTGAAGTCCTCGCCGGGTGCCGATGCACAGGTTGATTTTAGTGCCATCAATGATTATGGCGCTCAAGTACCGACCCGGCGCCCGCTGTCTGTACCGGCCGTTCGGTCCGAGCCCTGA
- a CDS encoding MFS transporter has product MHPIKKWLTLAIVSSALFLIVVDISVLYTALPALTRDLQATSSQKLWIINVYALVVSGLLPGLGTLGDRLSHKPVFLAGLVVFGIASLCAAFSPTPEWLIFARVLLAIGAALMMPATLSIIRLTFTDSRERSFAIGVWAAIASGGVAFGPVLGGFLMEYYWWGSVFLINVPIVLLALVLAAVVLPKRAGNRDKPWDLVGSLQIMMGLFGGVYAIKELGKSQPSYALAAASFAVGAFFVLTFVRRQKRQAQPLIDFSMFRELPFSSAVAAAMVASAALIGMELALSQHMQLVRELSPLEAGLLLLPLPLASVFAGPLTGLMLPRADKAKVLWGSLLLSGIGMASYLLLHDAAVSAQVASLVIVGLGLGAVMTAASSAVMLNVAPQQAGMAASIEEVSFELGAVIGVTVLGTIMSAVYSATLVIPESAGLLPNAHDTLDAALLAAEQLPAELGLQVSELARSAFDKAFIVVLATASAILMLAAATIRHLHLRVHRAV; this is encoded by the coding sequence ATGCATCCAATAAAAAAATGGCTGACGTTGGCCATCGTCTCCAGCGCCCTGTTCCTGATCGTGGTCGACATTTCCGTGCTCTACACCGCCTTGCCCGCACTGACGCGCGACTTACAGGCCACTTCCTCGCAAAAACTGTGGATCATCAACGTCTACGCGCTGGTCGTCTCCGGTCTGCTGCCCGGCCTCGGCACCCTCGGTGACCGTTTGAGCCACAAACCCGTTTTCCTTGCCGGCCTGGTCGTGTTCGGTATCGCCTCGCTGTGCGCCGCGTTTTCGCCCACGCCGGAATGGCTGATCTTTGCCCGCGTGCTGCTGGCCATCGGCGCCGCGCTGATGATGCCGGCCACCCTGTCCATCATCCGCCTGACCTTTACGGACAGCCGCGAGCGCTCGTTCGCCATCGGCGTGTGGGCGGCGATTGCCTCCGGCGGCGTCGCATTCGGGCCTGTGCTCGGTGGTTTCCTGATGGAGTACTACTGGTGGGGTTCCGTCTTCCTGATCAACGTGCCCATCGTCCTGCTGGCCCTGGTACTGGCTGCGGTCGTCCTGCCGAAACGGGCCGGTAACCGCGACAAGCCGTGGGACCTGGTGGGCTCTTTGCAAATCATGATGGGACTGTTTGGTGGCGTGTATGCGATCAAGGAGCTGGGCAAGTCGCAGCCGTCGTATGCGCTGGCCGCCGCCTCGTTCGCCGTGGGCGCCTTCTTCGTGCTGACCTTCGTGCGCCGCCAGAAGCGTCAAGCCCAGCCGCTGATCGACTTCTCCATGTTCCGCGAACTGCCGTTTTCCAGCGCCGTGGCCGCCGCCATGGTGGCGTCCGCCGCCCTGATCGGCATGGAACTGGCACTGAGCCAGCACATGCAGCTGGTACGTGAACTGTCGCCGCTGGAAGCGGGCTTGCTGCTATTGCCGCTGCCGCTGGCGTCCGTGTTTGCCGGCCCGTTGACGGGTCTCATGCTGCCGCGCGCCGATAAGGCCAAGGTCCTGTGGGGTTCGCTGCTGCTGTCCGGTATCGGCATGGCATCGTATCTGCTGCTGCACGACGCCGCCGTCTCGGCCCAAGTGGCCAGCCTGGTGATCGTGGGCCTGGGCTTGGGCGCCGTCATGACGGCCGCATCGAGCGCCGTGATGCTCAACGTGGCTCCCCAGCAAGCCGGTATGGCTGCCTCGATCGAGGAAGTGTCGTTTGAACTGGGTGCCGTGATCGGCGTGACGGTGCTGGGCACCATCATGTCGGCTGTCTACAGCGCCACCCTGGTGATCCCGGAAAGCGCGGGCCTGTTGCCGAATGCCCATGACACGCTCGACGCGGCGCTACTGGCCGCCGAGCAATTGCCGGCCGAACTGGGCTTGCAAGTGTCGGAACTGGCCCGCTCGGCCTTCGACAAGGCATTTATTGTTGTGCTGGCCACGGCTTCCGCTATCCTGATGCTGGCAGCGGCCACCATCCGCCACCTGCACCTGCGGGTGCACCGCGCGGTTTGA
- a CDS encoding EAL domain-containing protein: MITSVNIQPSMMMDAGFPVLGGLGLPADQPPARLKEVGTSSGLRPLLPSDADAIHAVTCGLGLRMVYQPQYDLTTRRIVSAEALLRWHHPQYGDVSPSVLIPMVNRLGLHMLLFNFIVTRVIDVLYCQRHFHPQMSIAVNASIETLCTPELAPLLANRMARAGLSPRLLKIEMTEELPVLDELHLSACLHALRAKGFPLSLDDFGAGSATLNLLAKMPFDEVKIDGAFIRAMDSNPQSRAVVAAIIDMAQLLKLKLIAEGIESEAMIASLLRMGCDTGQGYVLSRPMERDHFLRQQIGNAVVSRLNVK, encoded by the coding sequence ATGATAACCTCCGTGAACATTCAGCCATCCATGATGATGGATGCTGGGTTTCCCGTTCTTGGCGGGCTCGGTCTGCCAGCTGACCAACCGCCGGCGCGGCTTAAAGAAGTGGGGACTTCCTCGGGGCTTCGTCCTTTGCTGCCAAGCGACGCCGATGCGATCCATGCCGTGACCTGTGGTCTTGGATTGCGCATGGTGTATCAACCACAGTACGACCTGACGACGAGGCGTATCGTCAGTGCTGAAGCGCTGCTGCGTTGGCATCATCCACAATACGGTGATGTATCCCCGTCGGTCCTGATTCCCATGGTGAATCGGCTTGGCTTGCACATGTTATTGTTTAATTTTATTGTCACGCGGGTGATCGATGTGTTGTACTGCCAGCGTCACTTTCACCCGCAGATGTCGATCGCCGTCAACGCGTCGATAGAAACGCTTTGCACCCCCGAATTGGCGCCACTGCTGGCGAACCGAATGGCGAGAGCCGGCCTGTCACCAAGGCTGTTGAAAATCGAAATGACCGAGGAGCTCCCCGTGCTTGACGAGCTTCATCTTTCTGCCTGCTTGCATGCACTACGGGCGAAGGGATTTCCTTTGTCGCTGGATGATTTTGGCGCTGGCTCGGCAACCTTGAACTTGCTGGCCAAGATGCCATTTGACGAAGTCAAAATCGACGGTGCCTTTATTCGCGCCATGGATTCGAATCCGCAATCTCGGGCCGTTGTTGCGGCCATCATCGACATGGCGCAGCTGTTGAAGCTCAAGCTGATCGCGGAAGGAATCGAGAGCGAGGCCATGATTGCATCGCTGCTGCGCATGGGTTGCGACACCGGGCAGGGCTATGTACTAAGCCGCCCCATGGAGCGCGATCACTTCCTGAGGCAGCAAATCGGGAACGCCGTGGTCTCAAGACTCAATGTTAAGTGA
- a CDS encoding cupredoxin domain-containing protein, which yields MKASPIGWGEKTPVQWLTNPEKLIRRQLCFRLACGVGALLTLDTINARGVKAVAAKERIIGIQAKKFVYTPNEIILKKDEPVVLAFTAIDFIHGFFIPDMKIRADLLPGQLMQVRLTPGKVGEYAFYATIFCGSGHEEMNGKIIVTA from the coding sequence GTGAAGGCGTCCCCCATCGGGTGGGGCGAGAAAACGCCGGTACAGTGGCTGACGAACCCGGAAAAGCTGATCAGAAGACAGCTATGTTTCAGGTTGGCCTGTGGTGTCGGCGCGCTGCTGACGTTAGACACCATCAATGCCCGGGGCGTCAAGGCGGTTGCCGCAAAAGAAAGGATCATCGGTATCCAGGCAAAGAAATTCGTCTACACGCCGAACGAAATCATCCTGAAGAAGGATGAACCCGTCGTGCTGGCGTTCACGGCCATCGATTTCATCCATGGATTTTTCATCCCGGACATGAAAATCCGCGCCGACCTGCTGCCGGGCCAGCTCATGCAAGTGCGGCTGACGCCCGGCAAGGTCGGTGAGTACGCCTTTTATGCGACAATTTTTTGCGGCAGCGGCCACGAGGAGATGAACGGGAAGATCATCGTCACGGCGTAG
- a CDS encoding c-type cytochrome, whose amino-acid sequence MTYPYFIPALAAAMLMAAGGEASADDAVRGQGLYKTMCMSCHSIDYSGAGPAHKGEFGRKIGSAAGYSYSPA is encoded by the coding sequence ATGACATACCCGTACTTCATCCCTGCCCTGGCCGCGGCCATGCTGATGGCTGCCGGCGGCGAGGCTTCCGCCGACGATGCCGTGCGCGGCCAGGGGCTCTACAAAACCATGTGCATGTCCTGCCACTCGATCGACTACAGCGGCGCGGGACCCGCGCACAAGGGCGAGTTTGGCCGGAAAATTGGCAGCGCCGCCGGCTACAGCTATTCGCCGGCGTGA
- a CDS encoding sigma-70 family RNA polymerase sigma factor, with translation MNDIDKTRLFEKIAMLHLDSAYNLARRLTRNNQDAQDLMQTAFLRTYRFMDGYHGDGDGAPAWLLTIVRNTYYTSLRDSRPQHDDIGFDEEIHGHGGDGCGMPRNDVGANPEDVLAAHNVKETINHGLEALPQLFREVLVLKEIDALSYEEIADIVGIPVGTVMSRLARGRKLLLIYLKQHIDEK, from the coding sequence TTGAACGACATCGATAAAACCAGGTTGTTTGAAAAAATTGCCATGCTTCATCTGGATTCCGCCTACAACCTGGCGCGAAGGCTCACGCGCAATAACCAGGATGCCCAGGACCTGATGCAGACAGCGTTCCTGCGCACCTACCGCTTCATGGACGGCTACCATGGTGATGGCGACGGCGCGCCCGCCTGGCTGCTGACGATCGTGCGCAACACCTACTACACGTCCCTGCGCGACAGCCGCCCGCAACACGATGACATCGGCTTTGACGAGGAAATTCACGGGCACGGTGGGGACGGATGCGGCATGCCGCGCAATGATGTCGGCGCCAATCCTGAAGACGTACTGGCGGCGCATAATGTAAAGGAGACCATCAATCATGGACTGGAAGCACTGCCGCAGCTTTTCAGGGAGGTGCTGGTGCTGAAGGAGATCGACGCTTTGTCCTACGAGGAGATCGCGGACATCGTCGGCATCCCGGTCGGCACGGTGATGTCGCGCCTGGCGCGGGGACGCAAGCTGCTGTTGATATACCTAAAACAACATATTGATGAGAAATGA
- a CDS encoding GNAT family N-acetyltransferase yields the protein MKNAQANSPVISFNWCHDATAEDTLCKLYLDNVSADYISYSELQGERADASGNWRANLPEVIRGEIRAALSHDWTHGDSTLLAVATAGEAIVGMALVSSDTRQRASTSFAALDDLVLLPSVRGSGIGSLLVEWVADELHSHGIARLFLECGAHNLTAQTFFQGRGFKQVSVVMLRELDAAAVTTAMSAAVDDKDGDRS from the coding sequence GTGAAAAACGCCCAAGCCAATTCACCCGTCATTAGCTTCAACTGGTGTCACGATGCCACCGCCGAAGATACCTTGTGCAAGCTGTATCTTGATAACGTCAGCGCCGACTATATCTCCTATTCGGAGCTGCAAGGCGAGCGCGCCGATGCGTCCGGCAACTGGCGCGCGAACTTGCCTGAGGTGATCCGTGGCGAAATCCGCGCCGCCCTGTCGCATGACTGGACGCATGGCGATTCGACCCTGCTGGCCGTCGCTACTGCGGGCGAGGCCATCGTCGGCATGGCCCTCGTTTCCAGCGATACGCGTCAGCGCGCCTCGACATCGTTCGCCGCGCTGGACGACCTGGTCTTGCTGCCCTCCGTGCGCGGCAGTGGCATCGGCAGTTTGCTGGTGGAGTGGGTTGCCGATGAGCTACATAGCCACGGCATCGCCCGCTTGTTCCTCGAATGCGGCGCGCACAACCTGACGGCGCAGACATTCTTCCAGGGCCGCGGCTTCAAGCAAGTGTCCGTCGTCATGCTGCGCGAGCTCGATGCAGCGGCAGTGACTACGGCAATGTCCGCCGCAGTGGATGACAAGGATGGCGACCGAAGCTGA